The Candidatus Bathyarchaeota archaeon sequence TACAACAGCTCCTCCCATGGTGTCGATTTGTTCGATGTATTTTGATGCCCTCTCTTCAATTTGATTTGTTAAGTACTCCACGTAATATGAGCCTGCAAGGGGGTCGATAGTGTCAGCTACTCCGCTTTCATGTGCAATTATCTGCTGAGTTCTAAGAGCAACCATTACCGCCTGCTCGCTAGGTAAGGCATGAGCTTCATCAAAGGAGTTCGTATGTAACGATTGGGTTCCTCCCAAAACGGCCGCCAATGCTTGAAGGGTTACCCTAGTAATGTTGTTGTAAGGTTGTTGAGCGGTTAGCGAAACACCTGAGGTTTGGGTGTGGAAGCGGAGCCTCCATGAGGCAGGGTTCTTGGCTCCAAAGCGTTCGCGCATGATTTTAGCCCACAATCTCCTCGCAGCCCTGAACTTAGCAATTTCCTCGAAGAAGTTGTTGTGAGCTGCAAAGAAGAAGGATAACCTGCTTGCGAACTTGTTTGAATCTAAGCCTCGGTCGATGGCTGCCTGCACGTAGGCAATTGCGTTTGCAAATGTGAAGGCGATTTCTTCGACGGCGTCGGCACCAGCCTCACGGATGTGGTATCCGCTTATGCTGATGGTGTTCCATCTAGGCATGTGCTGAGAACAATACTCGAATATGTCGGTTACCATTCTTATCGAGGGCTTTGGTGGAAAAATATACAGGTTCCTCGCAACATACTCCTTCAAAACATCATTCTGAACTGTCCCGCCAAGCTGAAACTGTTCAAGACCCTGTTTTTGCCCAACTGCAATATACATGGCAAGCAAAATGGTTGCGGGCGCGTTAATAGTCATGGAAGTTGTGATCTTGTCTAGGGGAATTTTGTCAAAAATGATTTCCATATCCTGGAAAGTGCTTACGCTCACTCCAGCCCTGCCAACTTCGCCATGCGCCATCGGATGGTCGCAGTCATAGCCAAGTTGGGTGGGCAAGTCAAAGGCCACGCTTAGGCCTTTTTGGCCTTGCTCTAACAGATATTTGAAGCGTTGGTTGGTTTGTTCCGCTGTGGCGAAGCCCGCGTACTGCCTCATGGTCCAAAATCTCGCTCGATACATGGTTGGAAAAACGCCGCGAGTTAGCGGATATTCACCTGGGAAACCCAAGTTTCGCAAATAGTCAAAACCTGCGATATCAAGGGGGGTGTAGACTCGGTTTACTGGAATA is a genomic window containing:
- a CDS encoding methylmalonyl-CoA mutase translates to MNVFKKKLEEVRQQKEKWERNIVPKSLEKLLERGEFFTSSNIPVNRVYTPLDIAGFDYLRNLGFPGEYPLTRGVFPTMYRARFWTMRQYAGFATAEQTNQRFKYLLEQGQKGLSVAFDLPTQLGYDCDHPMAHGEVGRAGVSVSTFQDMEIIFDKIPLDKITTSMTINAPATILLAMYIAVGQKQGLEQFQLGGTVQNDVLKEYVARNLYIFPPKPSIRMVTDIFEYCSQHMPRWNTISISGYHIREAGADAVEEIAFTFANAIAYVQAAIDRGLDSNKFASRLSFFFAAHNNFFEEIAKFRAARRLWAKIMRERFGAKNPASWRLRFHTQTSGVSLTAQQPYNNITRVTLQALAAVLGGTQSLHTNSFDEAHALPSEQAVMVALRTQQIIAHESGVADTIDPLAGSYYVEYLTNQIEERASKYIEQIDTMGGAVVAIEKGFMQREIAENAYRFQKEVEAKRRIIVGVNEFLTEEKVPMKILRIDPEIEKKLAKRLKQIKRQRSQVKVDETLNKLCKAAEHEDVNLMPFILQAVKRYATLGEICNTLREVFGEYRPPSFF